GTCGTCGCGGGCCATCGCCAGGCCCGTGGCGATCGCCGGTGCCCGACCGTGGATCGAGTGCATGCCGTAGGTGTTCATGTAGTACGGGAACCGCGACGAGCAGCCGATGCCCGATACGAACACGATCTTCTCGCGCGGCACGCCCAGCTCGGGCATGAAGCCCTGCACGGCGGCCAGGATCGCGTAGTCGCCGCAGCCCGGGCACCAGCGCACTTCCTGGTCGGTCTTGAAGTCCTTCGGCTTCAGCCCCAGATCAGTCATGCGTGATCACTCCCTGCAGCATGTCGGCGAGCTCGGCGGCACGGAACGGCATGCCGCGTACCTGGGTGAAGCTGATCGCGTCGACGAGGAACCGTGCGCGGACCAGCGTCGCGAGCTGGCCGAGGTTCATCTCGGGGATGACGACCTTGTCGTAGCGGCCCAGCACCTCGCCCAGGTTCGACGGGAACGGGTTGAGGTGGCGCAGGTGGGCCTGGGCGACCGGGTAGCCGGCCCGGC
The sequence above is a segment of the Acidimicrobiales bacterium genome. Coding sequences within it:
- a CDS encoding 2-oxoglutarate ferredoxin oxidoreductase subunit alpha, with amino-acid sequence SIPPLEVDDPDGDARVLALGWGSTYGPIGAAVRRVRRAGYPVAQAHLRHLNPFPSNLGEVLGRYDKVVIPEMNLGQLATLVRARFLVDAISFTQVRGMPFRAAELADMLQGVITHD